The following DNA comes from Sinorhizobium mexicanum.
GTCGCCACCCAATCGTCCGGCTCCAGCTCGTTGATCGAAACCAGCTCCGGCTTGCCGATGGAAACGGCGGCGTATCCGAGCATGCGTCCGTGATCGGCCCAGCCGCCGCCACCCGCCGCATAGACGGAACCGCCCTTGACCGCCGCCTCGACATCCTTTTCCGTCAGTATCCGGCCCATCTATTTCTTCTCCTGCAATTGTCCGTCGAGCCGTCGCACGGCTTCGAAGAGCGCCGCCGCGCCAAGCGCGATATCGTCGTTTTTCGCCCACTCTTCGGGAGCGTGTGACCGGCCATCGCGACAGGGAATGAAGATCATCGCGGCTTTCGTTATCCGGCCCATCCAGGCCGTGTCGTGCCCGGCCCCGGAAGCCATCAGCCGGTGACGCGCGCCGACGCACCCGCAGGCCGCTTCCAGCGTCGCGAGAACCAAGGCGTCGCCGGGTGTCGGGTGATTGTCGGAGATCATCTTCGGCGGCGTGATCGTAACGCCGGTCTCCTCGGTGATGCGGACGGCAAGCGCCTCGATCTCGGCGATGAACGCTTCCATCTGCGGCCGCAGTTCGGCACGGGCATCGATCAAAAGCCGTGCCCGCGAAGGCACGACATTGGCGGCATTGGGTTCGATCTCGAATTCGCCGACGGTCGCGGTGAAGTGACCCTCGCCTGCCGCATGGGCGAAGCCAAGCGTCTCGATCTCCAGCACGAGCCGCGACGCCGCGACAAGCGCGTCGCGACGGCGCCCCATCGGCGTCGTTCCCGCATGATCCGCCTGTCCCTCGACGACGATCTCGATGCGCGTGATTCCGGAGATTGCCGTCACCACGCCGATATCGAGGCGCTCGGCCTCGAGCACCGGTCCCTGCTCGATATGCAGCTCCAGGAACGCCTTGACGTCGGAGCGCTTCGACGAGGGCAAACGGGAAGGATCACCGCCTGCTTCGACAATCCCTTGGCGGAGCGTCAGTTCGTCGTTCGCACGGCTCAGCCAGCCATCCGGAATAAGCCCGGCCATGCCGCGGCTGCCGACGCAGGAAACGCCGAAGATCGACACCTCCTCGGCAAGGAAGTCTACTATCTCCAGATCATGGTCAAGCTCGATGCCCGCGTCTGAAAGCGACC
Coding sequences within:
- a CDS encoding Zn-dependent hydrolase; the protein is MSATQTNLPVDAQRIAEIVEGLARITEPDRPYTRRAFTPLFLEGRAFLEQCFKAAGLDTRMDAAGNLIGRRNGRKPALGTIMLGSHSDTVPEGGRFDGIAGVAAALEVARSLSDAGIELDHDLEIVDFLAEEVSIFGVSCVGSRGMAGLIPDGWLSRANDELTLRQGIVEAGGDPSRLPSSKRSDVKAFLELHIEQGPVLEAERLDIGVVTAISGITRIEIVVEGQADHAGTTPMGRRRDALVAASRLVLEIETLGFAHAAGEGHFTATVGEFEIEPNAANVVPSRARLLIDARAELRPQMEAFIAEIEALAVRITEETGVTITPPKMISDNHPTPGDALVLATLEAACGCVGARHRLMASGAGHDTAWMGRITKAAMIFIPCRDGRSHAPEEWAKNDDIALGAAALFEAVRRLDGQLQEKK